ATTTACGCGATGATTTTTCTCCCCTCCTTTGGGACCCTCCCTTCTGATTTCTCATCTGTGGCGGAACGGGGCCTGACACTGAGTCACTTCCCTCTCAAACCCCGAATAACTGCCGCTTCCAGAAGGGGATGTCTATTCAGACCTGCCCCAGGAACTCGGTCCCTAATCTGAAAGAAGATGAAGCTCCCAGACGGGTTCCTTTCATTGGATCCCTGTAgcctgcgggggggtgggggggctgcgggaACATTCGTTTTTTTATAATTCAACTCAATATGTATTTATCCCACTCCAAACAAAGGTTAGAAATGAGTTAATAGaaaccacagccccagccccgttCTGATTTGGGCTACCGTGCGGTTGTGTATGTGGGTGTCGGCTTTTGCAGGGGGTTAGCATGTGGTATTtagtgttttttggggggggagttCTGCAATGAATGGAAAAACTGGATCATCCCAAAAGGTCACAGCAGATCTAATTTGCAGGGAGAATTTAGCAAGGTCTTTCCACTCTGGGCGAATGCGTTTggttccatcaccagagtagcgtACCTTCGGAAAACACAGGGACAGTTATTTTGGTACATGATGTTATCCAGGGGACCCACAGGGCCAGCTATGGTGCATTTTCTCACCATGATCGTCATGCCAGGGCTTGAATACTGTGTTGAGACACTGTGCTCTCCCCGTCATGCCAGGAATAGCCCAGCTTCTCCTGTTACCTTCAGATATGTTTGCTCAGGTAACTGTCCTCCTGGTCGTTCATTGTATTTAGCAGGGCTCTGCCAACGAGTGGCATTGCCGTTATTTTTAAAGGCAGCTTTTAAAGATTGAGGACGAGGCGGCTTGCAATGATTTATGTGGAGTTATTTTTAAAGGCAGCTTTTAAAAACTAGAGGACGAGGCGGCTTGCGGGGATTGATCTGCAGTCCCTGCCCCTTCTTTCACTTGCGCCAAAGCTCGGGGGCCGAGCTGGCCACGATCCTGCTGTGttttggggcggggtggggggagactttGAGCTCGGAGGAGGGGCCCgtgctgctggagctgcgtgccccgggggagcaggctggggctggtgtgCACGCGCCAGGAGGGGGGCCGGCTGGCGGTGCAGCGGAGCCCTGCGcgcgcggggggcggggcagcgcgccggaggtggggggggcggtctgtctgtctgtccgtccggCGCGGCGCTGCCGCCTGTACAGTAGGGCGCCCCGTACTGTACGCCTCTCTCTGCCGTGTTACccgctctctcctctctctcccgcAGATCTCGCGAGAGCGGCCGGCTGGTGGCTGTGGGGGTtgcagcagcggcggcggcggcggcgggcggagCAGGGAAGCGGCAGGCGGAGGCGGCAGCGGACGGGCGGCCGGGCGGGCAGCATCATGGCGGACAGAGACAGTGGCAGCGAgcagggcggcggcggcgggggcgcGCCGGGCGCCGGGGTCGGGCTCCGGCGGCGGGGGGCCGGGGGGCGGCCTGCAGCACGAGACCCAGGAGCTGGCCTCCAAGCGGGTGGACATCCAGAACAAGCGCTTCTACCTGGACGTGAAGCAGAACGCCAAGGGCCGCTTCCTCAAGATCGCCGAGGTGGGCGCGGGCGGCAACAAGAGCCGCCTCACGCTCTCCATGTCGGTGGCCGTGGAGTTCCGCGACTACCTGGGCGACTTCATCGAGCACTACGCGCAGCTGGGCCCCAGCCAGCCGCCCGAGCTGGCGCAGGCCGCCGACGAGCCGCGCCGGGCGCTGAAGAGCGAGTTTCTGGTGCGGGAGAACCGCAAGTACTACATGGATCTGAAGGAGAACCAGCGCGGCCGCTTCCTCCGCATCCGCCAGACCGTCAACCGGGGGCCCGGCCTGGGCTCCACGCAGGGCCAGACCATCGCGCTGCCGGCGCAGGGGCTCATCGAGTTCCGCGACGCCCTGGCCAAGCTCATCGACGACTACGGCGTGGAGGAGGAGCCGGCCGAGCTGCCCGAGGGCACCTCCTTGACTGTGGACAACAAGCGCTTCTTCTTCGACGTGGGCTCCAACAAGTACGGCGTGTTCATGCGGGTGAGCGAGGTGAAGCCCACCTACCGCAACTCCATCACCGTCCCCTAT
Above is a genomic segment from Mauremys reevesii isolate NIE-2019 linkage group 8, ASM1616193v1, whole genome shotgun sequence containing:
- the PURA gene encoding LOW QUALITY PROTEIN: transcriptional activator protein Pur-alpha (The sequence of the model RefSeq protein was modified relative to this genomic sequence to represent the inferred CDS: inserted 2 bases in 1 codon), encoding MADRDSGSEQGGGGGGAPXAPGSGSGGGGPGGGLQHETQELASKRVDIQNKRFYLDVKQNAKGRFLKIAEVGAGGNKSRLTLSMSVAVEFRDYLGDFIEHYAQLGPSQPPELAQAADEPRRALKSEFLVRENRKYYMDLKENQRGRFLRIRQTVNRGPGLGSTQGQTIALPAQGLIEFRDALAKLIDDYGVEEEPAELPEGTSLTVDNKRFFFDVGSNKYGVFMRVSEVKPTYRNSITVPYKVWAKFGHTFCKYSEEMKKIQEKQRDKRAAAAASGPEPQAETESSAAAAGPPGALLQADEPEED